From one Sphaeramia orbicularis chromosome 9, fSphaOr1.1, whole genome shotgun sequence genomic stretch:
- the LOC115426168 gene encoding sodium- and chloride-dependent GABA transporter ine isoform X1: MEVEMRSDELDCALRPLDGKVGADRSGDTKTQRPTWSGRIEFILASVGYAVGLGNIWRFPYLCYRSGGGAFMIPYLTMVFVCGIPLLFMEFVIGQYTRLGPVHAFAKICPLLKGVGLATVVISFVFSTYYNVLMCWALYYLFNSFEASLPWTSCNNTWNAVENCSSGFPGNATHLQSASQQFFDYRLLEKTGSIEEAGGIRWELFGCLIAAWIIVYFCIFKGVKSTGKVVYFTAIFPYFILVALLINNVQLPGAMDGILYFVTPVWSKLFEIKVWVNAAAQVFNSIGIAFGSMVSMASYNKFNNNILRDALIVSLTNSFTSMLAGFVIFSAIGYMAHIHNLPVDNIATDGPGLVFVVYPEVLSTMPVFQLWAPLFFFMLLCLGLDSQFANVEVAITFIKDEFGPEILRFLKREELLVLAVCVICFILGIPHITKGGIYVFQLMDHYTAVVSLMFLAFSEVVAACWLFGVPNISCMVERMLGRPPHIYFLLCWRLLCPVLVLIILMSSIIQYTPAHYGKYTYPEWAEGVGWCISLVSIVWIPLGAIQELYINKGSILQRLRTAVTPTLDLDTDDSLPEKQNLDNAVSETLCKSVV; the protein is encoded by the exons ATGGAGGTGGAGATGCGCTCAGATGAGTTAGACTGTGCTCTGAGACCCTTAGATGGTAAAGTGGGCGCCGACAGGAGTGgagacactaaaacacagagaccCACATGGAGTGGACGCATCGAGTTCATCCTTGCGTCGGTAGGGTACGCGGTGGGACTAGGCAATATCTGGAGGTTTCCTTATCTGTGCTACAGGAGCGGCGGAG GTGCCTTCATGATTCCTTATCTCACCATGGTGTTCGTGTGCGGCATTCCTCTGCTGTTCATGGAGTTCGTAATTGGGCAGTATACCCGCTTAGGGCCAGTGCATGCTTTTGCCAAAATCTGTCCTTTGTTAAAAG GTGTCGGTCTGGCCACTGTTGTTATCTCCTTTGTGTTTTCCACTTACTACAATGTGCTCATGTGCTGGGCACTTTATTATCTCTTCAACTCGTTCGAAGCGTCCCTCCCTTGGACATCCTGCAACAACACTTGGAATGCTGTGGAGAACTGCTCCAGTGGTTTCCCAGGCAATGCAACCCACCTGCAGTCTGCAAGCCAGCAATTCTTTGA TTACAGGCTCCTGGAGAAAACTGGTAGCATTGAAGAAGCTGGTGGTATTCGCTGGGAACTCTTTGGCTGTCTTATTGCTGCCTGGAtcattgtttatttttgcatatttaaagGAGTCAAATCCACAGGAAAG GTTGTGTATTTCACAGCGATCTTTCCTTACTTCATCCTGGTTGCCTTGCTCATTAATAATGTGCAGCTTCCTGGAGCCATGGATGGTATTCTCTACTTTGTGACACCTGTGTGGAGCAAACTGTTTGAAATTAAG GTGTGGGTAAATGCAGCTGCACAAGTGTTTAACTCCATTGGAATAGCATTTGGCTCCATGGTGTCAATGGCTAGTTACAACAAATTCAACAACAACATTCTCAG GGATGCCTTAATCGTATCATTAACTAACTCATTTACTAGCATGCTGGCTGGCTTTGTGATCTTCTCAGCTATTGGCTACATGGCTCACATACATAACCTCCCAGTGGACAATATAGCTACAGATG GTCCTGGTTTGGTGTTTGTGGTGTATCCTGAAGTTCTGTCCACTATGCCGGTTTTCCAGCTGTGGGCTCCCCTCTTCTTCTTTATGCTACTGTGTCTGGGCCTTGACAGCCAG TTTGCAAACGTTGAGGTGGCTATTACATTCATAAAGGATGAGTTTGGCCCCGAGATCCTGCGTTTCCTAAAGCGAGAGGAGCTGCTGGTCCTGGCTGTGTGCGTCATCTGCTTTATTTTGGGGATTCCTCATATAACCAAG GGAGGAATCTATGTGTTTCAGCTGATGGATCACTACACAGCTGTGGTTTCTCTCATGTTCTTGGCTTTCTCTGAAGTCGTTGCTGCCTGCTGGCTCTTTG gtgtaCCAAACATCTCTTGTATGGTTGAGAGGATGTTAGGAAGACCTCCCCACATCTACTTTCTTCTGTGCTGGAGGCTGCTCTGTCCTGTGTTGGTGCTG ATCATTCTGATGTCCAGCATCATCCAATACACTCCTGCTCACTATGGCAAGTACACCTACCCAGAGTGGGCTGAGGGAGTGGGCTGGTGCATCTCACTGGTCTCCATAGTGTGGATCCCACTGGGAGCCATTCAAGAGCTTTACATCAACAAAGGCTCAATTCTTCAG aGGCTGAGAACAGCTGTGACGCCTACACTAGACCTGGATACAGATGACTCCCTGCCAGAAAAACAAAACCTGGACAACGCAGTGTCTGAAACGTTGTGTAAATCAGTGGTATGA
- the LOC115426168 gene encoding sodium- and chloride-dependent GABA transporter 1 isoform X2: protein MGPSIDFSLISSWLMLCAKQGPKAGVGLATVVISFVFSTYYNVLMCWALYYLFNSFEASLPWTSCNNTWNAVENCSSGFPGNATHLQSASQQFFDYRLLEKTGSIEEAGGIRWELFGCLIAAWIIVYFCIFKGVKSTGKVVYFTAIFPYFILVALLINNVQLPGAMDGILYFVTPVWSKLFEIKVWVNAAAQVFNSIGIAFGSMVSMASYNKFNNNILRDALIVSLTNSFTSMLAGFVIFSAIGYMAHIHNLPVDNIATDGPGLVFVVYPEVLSTMPVFQLWAPLFFFMLLCLGLDSQFANVEVAITFIKDEFGPEILRFLKREELLVLAVCVICFILGIPHITKGGIYVFQLMDHYTAVVSLMFLAFSEVVAACWLFGVPNISCMVERMLGRPPHIYFLLCWRLLCPVLVLIILMSSIIQYTPAHYGKYTYPEWAEGVGWCISLVSIVWIPLGAIQELYINKGSILQRLRTAVTPTLDLDTDDSLPEKQNLDNAVSETLCKSVV, encoded by the exons ATGGGTCCTTCCATTGATTTTTCGCTCATTTCTTCCTGGTTAATGCTCTGTGCTAAACAAGGGCCAAAAGCAG GTGTCGGTCTGGCCACTGTTGTTATCTCCTTTGTGTTTTCCACTTACTACAATGTGCTCATGTGCTGGGCACTTTATTATCTCTTCAACTCGTTCGAAGCGTCCCTCCCTTGGACATCCTGCAACAACACTTGGAATGCTGTGGAGAACTGCTCCAGTGGTTTCCCAGGCAATGCAACCCACCTGCAGTCTGCAAGCCAGCAATTCTTTGA TTACAGGCTCCTGGAGAAAACTGGTAGCATTGAAGAAGCTGGTGGTATTCGCTGGGAACTCTTTGGCTGTCTTATTGCTGCCTGGAtcattgtttatttttgcatatttaaagGAGTCAAATCCACAGGAAAG GTTGTGTATTTCACAGCGATCTTTCCTTACTTCATCCTGGTTGCCTTGCTCATTAATAATGTGCAGCTTCCTGGAGCCATGGATGGTATTCTCTACTTTGTGACACCTGTGTGGAGCAAACTGTTTGAAATTAAG GTGTGGGTAAATGCAGCTGCACAAGTGTTTAACTCCATTGGAATAGCATTTGGCTCCATGGTGTCAATGGCTAGTTACAACAAATTCAACAACAACATTCTCAG GGATGCCTTAATCGTATCATTAACTAACTCATTTACTAGCATGCTGGCTGGCTTTGTGATCTTCTCAGCTATTGGCTACATGGCTCACATACATAACCTCCCAGTGGACAATATAGCTACAGATG GTCCTGGTTTGGTGTTTGTGGTGTATCCTGAAGTTCTGTCCACTATGCCGGTTTTCCAGCTGTGGGCTCCCCTCTTCTTCTTTATGCTACTGTGTCTGGGCCTTGACAGCCAG TTTGCAAACGTTGAGGTGGCTATTACATTCATAAAGGATGAGTTTGGCCCCGAGATCCTGCGTTTCCTAAAGCGAGAGGAGCTGCTGGTCCTGGCTGTGTGCGTCATCTGCTTTATTTTGGGGATTCCTCATATAACCAAG GGAGGAATCTATGTGTTTCAGCTGATGGATCACTACACAGCTGTGGTTTCTCTCATGTTCTTGGCTTTCTCTGAAGTCGTTGCTGCCTGCTGGCTCTTTG gtgtaCCAAACATCTCTTGTATGGTTGAGAGGATGTTAGGAAGACCTCCCCACATCTACTTTCTTCTGTGCTGGAGGCTGCTCTGTCCTGTGTTGGTGCTG ATCATTCTGATGTCCAGCATCATCCAATACACTCCTGCTCACTATGGCAAGTACACCTACCCAGAGTGGGCTGAGGGAGTGGGCTGGTGCATCTCACTGGTCTCCATAGTGTGGATCCCACTGGGAGCCATTCAAGAGCTTTACATCAACAAAGGCTCAATTCTTCAG aGGCTGAGAACAGCTGTGACGCCTACACTAGACCTGGATACAGATGACTCCCTGCCAGAAAAACAAAACCTGGACAACGCAGTGTCTGAAACGTTGTGTAAATCAGTGGTATGA